The Ornithinibacillus sp. 4-3 region ATAATTAATGTAGGATGAACATAAATCGTTGGTAAATAGCTAGCGAACATCGTCAACCGGAATCACCTGAACAGGATCAATATATTGTTTATCCTTGCTAATTGAAAAATATACTGCTGTATGTTCATCATTTGGTACAAAGCTTCCAACAGATTGATTCGCTTTAACTGCTTGATATAAATGTACATCAATAGAGCTTAATGCAGAATAAGTTGATTTACTTAAATCGTGATGCTGAACGATTACAGTATTACCCGTCCCACGTTTCTTCCCTGCAAAAACAACAATCCCATCATTCCATGCATGAACTTCCGTTTGCTCATTTGCCTCAATCATAATACCTGTACCATTCATTTGAAAGGTTTCCTTAATTTGTCCATCCATTGGTAATCCCATAGCAGTACGTTGTAATTCATCTTCTTTATCTAAAAAATTGACTACTGGATTTCCAAATGACTCTGTGTACCATTTATGCACCTTCGCAAATGGAAAATCTTCTCGTAAAGCATTATCAGTCCAATGTCTTACAGATTCTAGTTGATAAAAATCAGTTCGTACAACAATCATGATAAAACCAAACAATACCAAAGAAATGAGTCCTTTAAGCAGTATATGGTGAATTCCTCGAAAGTTTGTTTTTTCACTGACTGTCATCTCTAAACCAGTTGGATAAGTAGAAAATCTTTCCTCATCCTGTGGCAAAACCGCTTGCATTGTAGGGAGGGCTTCCCTCTTAGCCTGTTGGATTCTTTTCTTTTTTCTCCGCATCATATCCAGTTTTATTTTCTCAACGGATTTGTTCATTTTGCGCTCATTCCTTCTGCTATTTTAATTAAGATTATGATGAGGGTTCTCTAATTATGAATAGCTGAGGAAAAGAACAAAAAAACTGTTATTTACTCTTTATCCTAATTCTAAAAATGGTAAAAATCACAAAATTAATCAGTTTCTATTCTCCATATGATAAAATATAAATATTATTTCTATACAGCAAGGAGAAGCTTAAATGGCAATAAATACTACAAAAAAAAAGAAGCGTTCTTTTTTTCTTTTGTTATTCTTTATGCCGGCGTTGATTTCTGCAATTATTTTAGGAGTTATATTCGTTATAGGGTATGCCGATTTTGAACCGGAGGAAGAATCAATTGAACAATTAATAGAAGAGGCAGAAGCATTAGAAACTGCTGCAACGGATATTTCCAATTATTTTATTCTACCAAATGGAAATGGATTAATAGCCAGATCCAAAGTATTTAATGGGCTTATTTTAGAAGAAGTAGATTTTGTTACAAACACTATTGTCCAAACAGAACAAATAGAATCAGATATATTTTTACGATTATTTTCATCCTACCAACAAGATGGCATAATACTTATTACAAAATCGGATGATAGTTTCATCCGTGCTTACTATTATGAATCTGGTAGCCCGCTTCAAAGAATAGATTTCCCTGACCTTATGGCAACTAATTATTTAGAAAATCATGTGTTTATTGATGAGGATACGATCTTTTTAGTTGGAGAAACAGAGGATAAATCCTTCGCACTTTATAGTATTAAGGATTTACATCTTGAGGAAATTGATCTTACAGAAGATGAACGTATCGTTGACTTAGTAGATGTAAGTTCATATCGTTCTAGTGAATATGCTGAATTATTACCTGCTCTATTTCTTAATTTATATGATAAATCGAATTTTATAATGACATTATCAGCAGATCCAGAAAAGAGAGTTATTATTAAACAAGATGGTCGTCCTACTTGGGAAATGGAAGAGGAAGCTGTTGCCACTCTTTATCCAGGAAATGATTTAAAAATAATACGAGTTTCAAACGAAAAAATCGTTCAATATGATATGAATACAAATACAGAGCTACAAGAGATTTCTACTCCAACACCTATTTATTATCCAAAAGCATTCCGGCTAAATCCAGATTTAGCTCTTATAATTGGTAGAGAAGCTGTTAGTGAGTCCTCTGACTTAATAGGATACATATATGAACAATCCAGCGGGAATTTAATTGCAGATTTAACAGAAGCTTTTAAACAGAGTAATTTAACCTATGATGATAGTTTGATACCAACCCTTCAAGATGATGTACTCTACCTTTCGTCTGAAAACATGGCTACATCTTTCAACATTGATAACTTAACAAGGAATGATTTTTTGGCTTTAGATGTAGCGGAATTAGCTTATCAGCATTCAGCAGAAGAAATAACAGCTGAGGCGGAGAGCTTATCACAAAAAGGTTACTCTTTTTCACAGGAAAAATTACTTAACTATATTAAAGAGGATAATTTTGCCATTACAGCTATAATCATTATTGCTATATTTGTTATAGTCCCTATTTTAATTTTGCTTTCGATTACAAGT contains the following coding sequences:
- a CDS encoding peptidoglycan DD-metalloendopeptidase family protein, whose product is MNKSVEKIKLDMMRRKKKRIQQAKREALPTMQAVLPQDEERFSTYPTGLEMTVSEKTNFRGIHHILLKGLISLVLFGFIMIVVRTDFYQLESVRHWTDNALREDFPFAKVHKWYTESFGNPVVNFLDKEDELQRTAMGLPMDGQIKETFQMNGTGIMIEANEQTEVHAWNDGIVVFAGKKRGTGNTVIVQHHDLSKSTYSALSSIDVHLYQAVKANQSVGSFVPNDEHTAVYFSISKDKQYIDPVQVIPVDDVR